From the genome of Rathayibacter sp. VKM Ac-2759, one region includes:
- a CDS encoding LCP family protein, with protein sequence MSEPAATRRTAARHGRLRPQSGLRFAARILAACVGVGVLSTVCIVAIAVSMIAGSARPSVDLDVGSTDGSTAVPEIGAIEGGVNILLAGSDSAEGSAEGAYGDRSENLNDVTMLMHISEDHSTVEVISFPRDMYVPIPSCTDPTTGAVSDPLRSAKINTSLSYGGLACTVQTVEQLTGLEIPYAALIQFEGVIEMSNAVGGVDVCVASPIEDEYTGLNLPAGTHTLVGAEALAFLRTRHGVGDGSDLTRISSQQVYLSSLVRKVKSASTLSNPVALYGLAKAAVSNMQLSTSLENVNTMVSIGLAVKDVDLASVVFVQYPTYIDGNGVYPSEEAAGALNAALLADQPIALTGTTGGGSESTGTATSDPAATSDPAATDPATTDPAATADPATPAPEATVALPSDVSGQTAEQETCTVGRTLDEQ encoded by the coding sequence ATGAGCGAACCCGCTGCGACCCGGAGGACCGCCGCCCGGCACGGTCGCCTCCGACCTCAGAGCGGGCTGCGCTTCGCGGCGCGGATCCTCGCGGCGTGCGTCGGCGTCGGCGTCCTCAGCACGGTCTGCATCGTCGCCATCGCGGTGTCGATGATCGCCGGGAGCGCCCGTCCCTCGGTCGATCTCGACGTCGGCTCGACCGACGGCTCCACCGCCGTGCCCGAGATCGGCGCCATCGAGGGCGGAGTCAACATCCTGCTCGCGGGCAGTGACAGCGCGGAGGGCTCGGCCGAGGGCGCCTACGGCGACCGCTCCGAGAACCTCAACGACGTGACGATGCTGATGCACATCTCCGAGGACCACTCGACCGTGGAGGTCATCAGCTTCCCCCGCGACATGTACGTGCCGATCCCCTCGTGCACCGACCCGACGACGGGCGCGGTCTCCGATCCGCTCCGCTCGGCGAAGATCAACACGTCGCTGAGCTACGGCGGCCTCGCCTGCACGGTGCAGACGGTCGAGCAGCTCACGGGCCTCGAGATCCCGTACGCGGCGCTGATCCAGTTCGAGGGCGTCATCGAGATGTCGAACGCCGTGGGCGGAGTCGACGTCTGCGTCGCCTCGCCGATCGAGGACGAGTACACCGGTCTGAACCTGCCCGCGGGCACGCACACGCTGGTCGGCGCCGAGGCGCTCGCGTTCCTCCGCACCCGGCACGGCGTCGGCGACGGCAGCGACCTCACCCGCATCTCGAGCCAGCAGGTCTACCTGTCGTCGCTCGTGCGCAAGGTGAAGAGCGCCTCCACGCTGTCGAACCCGGTCGCGCTCTACGGTCTGGCCAAGGCCGCCGTCTCGAACATGCAGCTCTCGACCTCGCTCGAGAACGTCAACACCATGGTCTCCATCGGCCTGGCCGTGAAGGACGTCGACCTCGCGAGCGTCGTCTTCGTGCAGTACCCCACCTACATCGACGGCAACGGCGTCTACCCGAGCGAGGAGGCGGCGGGTGCTCTGAACGCCGCGCTGCTGGCCGATCAGCCGATCGCGCTCACCGGCACGACGGGCGGCGGATCGGAGTCGACCGGCACGGCCACGTCGGACCCGGCGGCGACCTCGGACCCCGCGGCGACCGACCCGGCGACCACCGATCCGGCGGCGACGGCGGACCCGGCGACGCCCGCCCCCGAGGCGACCGTCGCTCTGCCGAGCGACGTGTCGGGTCAGACCGCCGAGCAGGAGACCTGCACCGTCGGCCGCACGCTCGACGAGCAGTAG
- a CDS encoding LCP family protein: MRRTRPSTEPSAADESARTPRPFVRHGRQKRHSLARTLVKAAATISGVGVVASVSVVAIAATLLVQSAQPSVDLHPVAAGSSVEAAAAVPEIGALEGGFNVLIVGSDSRQGQGDAYGDPDEETSVLNDVNMLMHVSADHSNATVVSFPRDMYVDIPSCVNAATGETIPTRYDTKINEAMGKDISLGCVAGVAEDLLGVRVDYGAVVQFNGVIEMSNAVGGVDVCVATEIADPYTNTYLEPGTHTLEGMAALQFLRSRHGIGDGSDLTRISNQQVFLSALVRQIKSSDTLLNPVALYGLAKAALSNMTLSTEFNNVNTMVQMGLALSDVDLANVVFAQYPTGAVSSGVVPDRAAGDLLAAALQSDQPIALTGGTGAGAVVEGEASATSAPAPAAGPATTDPVATAEATPGTPADPATPAEETKVAVPVTGQSADQQTCSVGFFG, encoded by the coding sequence ATGCGCAGGACGCGCCCTTCGACGGAGCCCTCCGCCGCGGACGAGTCGGCGCGCACGCCGCGACCCTTCGTGCGGCACGGGCGCCAGAAGCGGCACAGCCTCGCGCGCACGCTCGTGAAGGCCGCCGCGACGATCTCCGGAGTCGGCGTCGTCGCCTCCGTCTCGGTCGTCGCCATCGCCGCGACGCTGCTCGTGCAGTCGGCGCAGCCGTCGGTCGATCTGCATCCGGTCGCCGCCGGGTCGAGCGTCGAGGCGGCCGCCGCGGTGCCCGAGATCGGCGCGCTGGAGGGCGGCTTCAACGTCCTCATCGTCGGCAGCGACTCGCGGCAGGGCCAGGGCGACGCCTACGGCGACCCCGACGAGGAGACGAGCGTCCTCAACGACGTGAACATGCTGATGCACGTCTCGGCCGACCACAGCAACGCGACCGTCGTGAGCTTCCCCCGGGACATGTACGTCGACATCCCCTCGTGCGTGAACGCGGCGACCGGGGAGACGATCCCCACCCGCTACGACACCAAGATCAACGAGGCGATGGGCAAGGACATCAGCCTCGGCTGCGTCGCCGGAGTCGCCGAGGACCTCCTCGGCGTCCGGGTCGACTACGGCGCCGTCGTGCAGTTCAACGGTGTCATCGAGATGTCGAACGCGGTCGGCGGAGTCGACGTCTGCGTCGCCACCGAGATCGCGGACCCCTACACGAACACCTACCTCGAGCCGGGCACGCACACCCTCGAGGGGATGGCGGCCCTGCAGTTCCTCCGCAGCCGCCACGGCATCGGCGACGGCAGCGACCTCACCCGCATCAGCAACCAGCAGGTGTTCCTCTCGGCGCTGGTGCGCCAGATCAAGAGCTCCGACACGCTGCTGAATCCGGTCGCCCTCTACGGGCTGGCCAAGGCGGCCCTCAGCAACATGACGCTGTCGACCGAGTTCAACAACGTCAACACGATGGTGCAGATGGGGCTCGCCCTCAGCGACGTCGACCTCGCGAACGTCGTCTTCGCGCAGTACCCGACCGGTGCGGTCTCGAGCGGAGTGGTCCCGGACCGCGCGGCCGGCGACCTGCTCGCCGCAGCGCTCCAGTCGGATCAGCCGATCGCGCTCACCGGCGGGACCGGTGCGGGAGCGGTCGTCGAGGGCGAGGCCTCCGCCACGTCGGCGCCGGCGCCCGCAGCGGGCCCCGCCACGACCGACCCCGTCGCGACCGCCGAGGCGACCCCCGGCACTCCGGCCGACCCCGCGACCCCCGCGGAGGAGACGAAGGTCGCCGTGCCCGTCACCGGTCAGAGCGCCGACCAGCAGACCTGCTCGGTCGGGTTCTTCGGCTGA
- a CDS encoding RNA polymerase sigma factor gives MTTSSPPRDTAESSWANVLTGDPDGFGRLYDTYRLRVFWHALRHTRALHDAEDITALVFLEAWRKRTAIRLVDGSPLPWLLATTNNVARDVDRSRRRHQLALGRLPEPSHQEDFSDAAGERIDTAPRREAIRSAFAGLAARDQDVLSLCVIAEMPIAEAARVLGVPVGTVKSRLSRAKVKLATLITDLTADAATDGGAR, from the coding sequence ATGACCACTTCCTCTCCGCCGCGGGACACCGCCGAATCCTCGTGGGCGAACGTCCTCACGGGAGATCCGGACGGCTTCGGCAGGCTCTACGACACGTACAGGCTCCGCGTCTTCTGGCACGCGCTCCGGCACACCCGGGCGCTGCACGACGCCGAGGACATCACCGCGCTCGTCTTCCTGGAGGCGTGGCGCAAGCGCACCGCGATCCGCCTCGTCGACGGCTCCCCCCTCCCCTGGCTGCTGGCGACGACCAACAACGTGGCCCGCGACGTCGACCGCTCCCGTCGACGCCACCAGCTCGCGCTCGGCCGGCTCCCCGAGCCGAGCCACCAGGAGGACTTCTCGGACGCGGCGGGCGAGCGCATCGACACCGCGCCGCGCCGGGAGGCGATCCGCAGCGCCTTCGCCGGCCTCGCGGCCCGCGACCAGGACGTCCTCTCGCTGTGCGTCATCGCCGAGATGCCGATCGCCGAGGCCGCGCGCGTGCTCGGCGTCCCCGTCGGCACGGTGAAGTCGCGCCTGTCCCGGGCGAAAGTGAAGCTCGCCACCCTGATCACCGACCTCACGGCCGATGCAGCCACCGATGGAGGTGCACGATGA
- a CDS encoding tryptophan-rich sensory protein encodes MTDTAHATRADRIRQSAVAVSAVLALVGSFIGSGAAGGTQIQDAAGGALSASSTPVAPDGPAFAIWSVIYLGLIAYAIWQFLPSQATRDRHRRLGYWAVASLLLNAAWILVVQAGLLALSVVVIVVLLAVLARIFVILRSTRSGGVVDAVVTDGTFGLYLGWVCVATAANVAAALVGAGVGSADGPGAAVWAVVVLIVAALVGLALAVAGRGRIAPMLSLCWGLVWVAVGRFGGELVSVPAGIAALVAAAVVLIATLLLRFTATRREGALRPA; translated from the coding sequence ATGACCGACACAGCCCACGCCACCCGCGCCGACCGCATCCGGCAGTCGGCCGTCGCCGTCAGCGCCGTGCTCGCGCTCGTCGGCTCGTTCATCGGCTCGGGAGCCGCGGGCGGCACGCAGATCCAGGACGCCGCCGGGGGCGCCCTCAGCGCCTCCTCGACGCCCGTCGCGCCGGACGGCCCGGCGTTCGCGATCTGGAGCGTCATCTACCTGGGGCTCATCGCCTATGCGATCTGGCAGTTCCTGCCCTCGCAGGCCACCCGCGACCGCCACCGCCGGCTCGGCTACTGGGCGGTCGCGAGCCTGCTGCTCAACGCCGCCTGGATCCTGGTCGTGCAGGCGGGCCTCCTCGCGCTCAGCGTCGTGGTGATCGTCGTCCTCCTCGCCGTCCTCGCCCGGATCTTCGTGATCCTCCGCTCGACCCGCTCCGGCGGCGTCGTGGACGCGGTCGTGACGGACGGGACGTTCGGCCTGTACCTCGGCTGGGTGTGCGTGGCCACCGCGGCCAACGTCGCGGCGGCCCTCGTCGGTGCCGGCGTCGGCAGCGCCGACGGGCCGGGTGCCGCCGTCTGGGCGGTCGTCGTGCTGATCGTCGCCGCGCTGGTCGGGCTGGCGCTCGCCGTCGCCGGCCGCGGCCGCATCGCCCCGATGCTGTCGCTGTGCTGGGGACTCGTGTGGGTCGCGGTCGGACGCTTCGGCGGCGAGCTCGTCTCTGTTCCCGCGGGGATCGCGGCGCTCGTCGCGGCGGCCGTGGTGCTCATCGCGACCCTCCTCCTCCGCTTCACCGCGACGCGTCGCGAGGGCGCACTGCGCCCGGCCTGA
- a CDS encoding HAD family hydrolase gives MSTASGRRLIALDIDGTVMHEDGTITDAVSGAIADAVARGDEVMLATGRSPASTLPVVARLGIAPEYVVCCNGAVTLRRDADGEYVPDVVETFDPTGVLQNIRRFLPDAHYAVEDADGAFFYTEAFPGGAVMGVETTHVPFEELLGRLCTRVVVISPETGIDEFSELVEQMGLHQVSYAIGWTAWLDIAPHGVNKSTALELVRQELGIDRADVVALGDGRNDIEMLTWAAEQGAGLAMGQAPEEVRAVASAILPTVHEDGVAAALDALR, from the coding sequence ATGAGCACCGCCTCCGGCCGGCGCCTGATCGCGCTCGACATCGACGGCACCGTCATGCACGAGGACGGCACCATCACCGACGCCGTGAGCGGTGCGATCGCCGATGCGGTCGCCCGCGGCGACGAGGTCATGCTCGCGACCGGCCGCTCGCCCGCCTCGACCCTGCCGGTCGTCGCCCGGCTCGGCATCGCGCCCGAGTACGTGGTCTGCTGCAACGGCGCGGTCACCCTCCGCCGCGACGCCGACGGCGAGTACGTCCCCGACGTGGTCGAGACCTTCGACCCGACCGGCGTGCTGCAGAACATCCGGCGCTTCCTGCCCGACGCGCACTACGCCGTCGAGGACGCCGACGGCGCCTTCTTCTACACCGAGGCGTTCCCCGGAGGCGCGGTGATGGGCGTCGAGACCACCCACGTGCCCTTCGAGGAGCTGCTCGGCCGGCTCTGCACCCGCGTCGTCGTGATCTCTCCCGAGACGGGCATCGACGAGTTCTCGGAGCTCGTCGAGCAGATGGGCCTGCACCAGGTCAGCTACGCGATCGGCTGGACCGCCTGGCTCGACATCGCCCCGCACGGCGTGAACAAGTCGACCGCGCTCGAGCTGGTGCGCCAGGAGCTCGGCATCGACCGCGCCGATGTCGTCGCGCTCGGCGACGGCCGCAACGACATCGAGATGCTGACGTGGGCCGCCGAGCAGGGGGCGGGCCTCGCGATGGGGCAGGCTCCGGAGGAGGTGCGCGCGGTCGCGTCGGCGATCCTGCCGACCGTGCACGAGGACGGCGTCGCGGCGGCGCTGGACGCGCTGCGCTGA